The window GAACCCTCTCGCCCTCGCCCCAGCAAGCCACGGCCTTCGGGGAGAAATCGGCCGGCTTCTTCTTCAGCAAATGGATTTTGCCCTTCAATTCCTTCACTCTCTCGGCAGACGAATCCCCTTTCTTCGCCTTTTTCTGGTCGGGGCATTTCTCCGGATTCGAGCCCTTGACTTCTTCAATCAGCTGGCTCCCTCCGGCGACAGCCTCCGATTCATCGGCTCTAGCCTCGACCGCGACCGAATCGGGCTTCGAGGCGTCGCTAGGGTTTTCGGCCGGGGCGGGATCGGGGGACTTGCGCTTCTTCGGCGAGGGAGGCGGCGGCTTCTtcttggcggcggcggcggcggcggcgcgggcgCGGGCGCCGGACATGAGGGCGTCGAACGCCGAGGGCTTCGACGACATCCCGCGCttccgcggcggcggcggtggcgaggaggaggagcagagcGAGAGGGGGCggcggagggaggaggaggaggaggaggagaagggttTAGCGGCGGAGAAGAGGGGCCGAGCGAGAGGGGGGACGAGCCTGGGATTTAGAGCGAGGCGTGGAGAGCGGCAATGGCAGCACGAGCGAAGGAAGAACATGAAAGACGCGCGGGCGAGACGGAGGTTGAAGACGACTGGAGGTGAGCTCGGAGCAAAAATGGCGGGAAAAACGCAGTCCGACGCAGACAGTCGTCTCACTTGTTCCGAGGTTCGTCCAGGGCTCTAATCTGTTTCCGTTACGACGTGCCAAATCGAGATTAGCATCTCTCTGATTAAATGCCCACGTGGATCGTTCGCCTGCTGAAATTATATTCGGACCATCAAACGAGTCTTGAATTTTCAACCGTGCAGAGATCTTGGATATGTCGAATGGGTAGTGAAATTTCGGACCATGATACATATCTTTTTATAATTGTAGGTCAAAATTATACACATTGACGAGGTGGATTAACATTTATCCCAAATCACGAGTATGGATCCGTAAAGATGCGTTCGATTTGACTTTGGGAGAatgtttttgggaaaatatgaggAGTTTTGAATTAATaggattttctaaaagaaaatgtattttaaaattataatgaGAAGCAATTTTGATTTAAACATCACttgataaaaattacaaaataaaaatgatttttactatttcatttataaaaaaaaaaaaatctcaatctttttgtcAACGAATTCAACTATCGACAAATAAAATCAATCGCTAGTTAATCTCAACTAAGGTCATGCACTAGGCAACTGTCGAGTAATGATCGCTTGGATTTGCATAACCCAATCGAGAGTTGCTTGACCTTAAGTCTCACTAGTTGCATGATCTCGCAATCTCGTTCCAATCTCTTTGGAGAATATGAAtagtgtcaaaatttatattcaaagAATATTGCTTTCTAAATGACCATCGAACACGTTCTTTGTGCATTTTCCCATAGTTCTACAAAGAATTTTCCaaatatcatttgcatttcGCGAAAGATTTAGGGCCCCAAGGTACCTTCGCAACATCGAACCAAATGCATCCTAAACCTACGACTCGCGATTCCACAAAATAAATTGAAACCTAACTCCTTGCTGGGCTTTATCTCTATGAATGGACCTACTTCAGACAAAGCCCATGTGTCGGACTTCAATGCCATTAGGCCCCCGAGGCCCGATCAGCAAACACTCCAAGCTGGCAAGGCAACGTAGCGTAGGTCCTAGGATCCTACTAGCCTACTACTAATCATTCACTCCATTTCCCATCTTTCTTATTCGGtcgaaaataatattttgttcGAACCATAAAAAACCACGTCATTCGTCAAATTCACCGATTTTAATTTAAACTTGTTTCGAATAAATATCTtcctaaaatattatttataaaaataaataaacaaaaattatttttatcattcataCAAATATTTAAGtatgaattattattaataatgaaaaaaatttcatcaattaattatattgaaaaatatttctaaaattgttaaatttccgaaaaataaatgaggCCAAAATTTCTATGACCATAAAATCTTACTTTATTCCAATCGAAGACTTGTGATGTTGCTTTTCATATCATTTTcttagccaaaagaaaaaaaaattgaaaaatgccgGCCCATCCCTTGATGGGAATTTCAATGCGCAAcaaaaatctaggatgtcagcACGAGCTACCGTCGAAATCGAAACGACACGCGCGATCTTCGAATGATTTGGCTTGCCATATGCCTACGGCTCACATCACATCAGTGCAGAAATTTCAAGACGCGCGCCTAATGGACGCGATCCACGACGTTTCGAAGACGACTTGCAGGGAGATGACCGCGAGCGAGGATGCGTCCACGGACGGTCACCGAGAACCCGTGAATGGCGGAGAGGCCCCGGCGGCCCGAGCAATTCGACCGGTCAGCGTCGGTCCGGCTTAATCATACGAACGCTGGCTGTTTCTTTGCCATTCCCCACACGGAATTGAGCCTCGGACCCTACGAGACTCGAATCTACGACGCGTTTTCCGTCTCTTATCCATGCGACGTAGATAGAGAGAGAGCATGAGATCGGGATTTAGCGTGATCGAATATTCCGTGATTGTGTCTACATCATAGCCCGATTTCTCATCGATGATATAGAAACGAAATTAATACACATTCAATTGATTCGTTCTCTCTATATATCGATTAGTTGATTGCTTTTGAACTCGAGTGATTGCGCAAGCTTATGGTAAGGGTGTGGCTTGTTGAGCCAAGTGATTTGGCCTCCAAAGAATGTACGTATATAGACACACCCATGCACCTAGGCATTCTTCACACGGAATATTTGTTTAGACCGatttccatttgatttttacATATCACGAGAACTTACCTTACATAGGTCAATCCTAACCTTCTAAAAGACATTTGAACCACATAAAACATGAGCCACAGCTGGGGCAAGTGAATTGACCAAATATCAGATTTTGGTGATGTAGTGCCTATATGGACCTTTCGGATGCATCCCTGGTCCCATAAATTTTAAGGGTACCTTGTGATCTTGTACACTTTTTGACTATGATAAAGGAGCGCTAATAGCCACCTCTACAGAGGGACGACAAATCATAGGAAACACGGTGGCCCATGACAATGCTACATCTTTGCAACTATATGGACCTCTAGGATAGCATGATAGGTTCTCTTGTGGTTTCATGCACTCCTCGACGATGATGCGAGAGCACTTGTGGTTGCCTCTACGTGAGGATGGCGGGTCAAAGGGAACATGTGGGATGTGCTAGCACCGACCTGGACCTCTACGATAGCAAAATAGGCTAACTTATGGTTTGACGCACCTGTCGATGACAATAAGCGAGCGCTAATAGTTGCATATTTGCAAGGACGAGAAGACTTAGGAACACAGGCCACACGATAATGCCGATCTTGCATGTACAGGAACATTTAGGATAACCCAATCATTTAATGTGAACTTTGACTCACTTGGTATCGTAAATATGTTCCCATCTCCTTTCGTCATTGAATTCGAGTGTCATTCTACTAGACTAATTCATATGTGAAGCTAGATCACTATAGTTCTATTGAAATTAAAGTGGACAAGATCGTTAGTGTAGCTAAAAGTATGATCAAAAGAAAACCGAcgtcacattaaataaattcaattagcCATAATTATAATCATCCGAAAAGTTTCAAGATTCGATTCAGTTATAACAATCGAATAATTTACGACTCACTAATATTTCATGCACGAGGTTCATCCCTCTTTAGTTCTCTCGTTGCATTTATTTAACATGCCACGACAAGGAAATGCTGAGCTGCCCGTTTCGGAGCTTCAAAGACTTTCCAAAAGTGATCGGGCTTATATTATGTGGTAGCTCAAAAGGCACCAAAGCAAGCACGTCTTAATTATATTCGGCCAAGTGCACATCAATAAAgagctatataaaaaaaagaagaagaaagaggaggaggaggaggagaaaaagcgCCTAAAGCTACCAGATCTAAACAACCCGTTAATAAAGCTAGAAAGGCAAAACACCGACGTGACAACTTTCAAAAAGATCGGCAACGAACGGAACGGAAGGGAAGCTTAAAGGCCGAGAGAGCTCAGTTCTCAGCTCCTTTTGTAAAGAGCCGCCCAGCCAGTCCAGTCCAGTCCGCGCGACCTGCCAAAAGCGCACCAGAAAATAAGGGGGGAAGCTTCACGTTCTCCCTCCCTTTCGTCCCGTCTCGTCCTTCACCCGTCGCTttccctcccttcctctctctctctctctctttttctctccgtGAAGCTGAAGAAGCGCTCTtcgggaggagggaggagagaaacGACGACGCGGAATCCCGATCGGTTCCGCGGGCGCGGCGCGGCACATGGCGACGCCGCATTGAATGCGGGCGACAGTCCCCCCCAGCATCGCGTCTCCACGCATTTTGCTCCCGCTTCGCCTCCGCCCCTCCTCTCCGTTAGAACAGTAATCGGctacggcggcggcgacggcgacgtcCATGTCgcggcggctcctcctccgGATTCCCGTTCTGCCGTCCTACTCCTCCGCCGGAGCGTCCGGATCCGTGTCCACTTCCGGTCAACGCCCCCCGGCAGCCGTGATTCGGTAGTCGGATACGCTGATCGGGAGGGTCGGGCGTCGGAGTCGGTTTTCGCTCTTCCGGAATCTGCGGTTTTCCGTTGGAGAGCTCGACTGAGCTCGGCTGCCGGCCGGCTCGGAGCCGGAGGTGCGGAGTTGGTTTTTTGGCCGGTTTCGGGGCGCGCTAGGGTTGGGTTTTGATTGCGGGGGTGAGGAATGGAGGCGAGGATGAAGAAGTATCGGCAAGTGAGCCCGGAGAGGGCGAAGGTGTGGACGGAGAAGTCGCCCAAGTACATCCAGAACAGGAAGGTGCCCGTCGTTTACTATCTCTGCCGGAATCGCCAGCTCGAGCACCCTCATTTCATCGAGGTGCCTGTCGCTTCGCCGGAAGGGCTCTATCTGCGAGGTAACCGCGAAGCAGGGAGCTGcatttattcttctttgttttagtTTTGGCCCATTCTCCGTTGCTAGCGGAGCGTCATTTGTTGCGGATACGGTTTTGTTTTGGCAGATGTGATTGATCGGCTGAATGTTCTTCGAGGCAGAGGAATGGCGTCTATGTATTCATGGTCTTCCAAGAGGTACGCCAGTTCGAATTTCTCTCATTAATGGGTGATTTCTAGTTGCATAACAATCGCAGCTTAGATCGTCCGGGGTGCATGTCGAGTTATTGGATAATTACTTGGTAAATCATACGAGTGAGTGATGTGGCCTGAATTATTCGATTCGTTGATCATTGCAGAAGCTACAAAAATGGTTTCGTTTGGCATGATCTCTGCGAAGATGACTTGATCCTTCCATCTAATGGAAATGAATACGTCCTCAAAGGCTCGGAGCTTTTTGATGAATCTAATTCAGGTGAGGTAGATGGTGGTCTTTTATACTTGACCTTGCTGCTGACTTTAGATATGGTGGAGAATTGCGTTTGCTTGTGAATTATATATGACTAATATTGGCAAGTagaaaagagaatagaaacctGGGCTAAGCTGGCTTACTTCCTGTCTTGCTACTGCACATGTTATACAGATCGTTTCAGTCCTGTCGTGAATGTCGGCGTGAGGAATTTGAAGCAATTGCCAGCTCCACCTTCTTCTAGAAGTCAAGATGATTCATCGTCATCTTCAAGCTTGAatggaaaagaagcaaaacactCTCAAGAGGATGAACATTCTTCTCCAGTTCATCACACCGATTCCACTGACGTTTCACCACAGTCAACAAATGGAAAAGGCTCTGGTTGGAATGGGTCTTTGAGCTTGACGGAGTACAAGGTGTATAAGAATGAGGGTTTAGCTGATGCATCAACTCAGACTGAAGAAGATGTAAGCAGAGGTCAAACCAGAGAAACTTGTACTAGAGGAGTCTCTACTGATGATGGCTCGACTGAACGTGAATGCAACGATAGTTGCCAAACCAAGACCTCATGCTCGAAGGAGACCTCTGAGATTTCTAGTGATGCAGTTTCCCCTCCGCCCACATCGTCTAGTGCTTCTTCATCGGGTGGAAAGACTGAAACTCTGGAATCATTGATTAGAGCTGATGCTAGCAAGATGAACAGTTTTAGAATTCTTGAAGAGGAAGAGATCCGAATGCCAACCAATGCAAGGCTTAAAGCTACCAACATGTTGATGCAATTAATCTCGTGTGGATCAATATCAGTGAAAGATAACAGTTTTGGCTTAATCCCAACTTACAGGCCCAGATTTTCCCATTCAAAATTTCCATCTCCTTTGTTTTCTACATCATTGATGATGGGGGAGCTCGATTGCTTATCAGAAAATCCACGGTTGATGGGCATTAGGCTGGAAGATAAGGAGTATTTCAGTGGGAGCTTGATAGAGACCAAGTTTCTCCGGGAGGATGGAGATGGACTTAGCTCTCTGAAGCGTTCCTCTTCCTACAATGCTGGCCGGTAACTCCGATTTCCTATGCAGTGCTCTCTTTTCTAGATTTAGTTCTTCTTGCTAGTATATGTGTACGaaatgaatcaagaaaaaaatgggtatgCTCACTCTGGTTGTGCTTTGTTCTGTGAAAACGTATTGCAAAAACCAGCGTCCATATGTTTGCACTATTTTGGAACCTCAGACATTCAATTGAATGTCTCTCCGCCGTGAATGATGAGCCAACCTGCAGCTTGCAACTCAAATCTCATTGCATCTGTAATAGGATTCATAAATCGGTCAAGTAAATGACATATCGACAccatttttttatgctaaacaTGTTGAAGGTGCATATTTTACAGAGCATGTTTTCCCCCACTCTCGAGGGGGCCTTGGCTTTGTAAAAGCTGTAACTAGAGGTTTTCTTTGTGAGGATGGCTGATTCTAGACAGTCGACAATCTCCTTCGCTCTTCTCAACTGTTATGGGGCTATAATAGTTGTGAAGGCAATATTATTTAGAAGAGAAATCCTTTTTGTTCCTTAAGTTAGATAATTATAGGACGTGTTATTTCTCTCGCAGGTCTGATAAGCCATTAGATTCGGCTGGGGAAAGTGAGAATGGACGGTCAAAATGCATACCCCTATTGATTAAAGCTTCAATAGCTAAACAACCTCGAAGTGAGTCTATGAGATCCCCTCTCTCTGATAAAGCAAGAATTTCTTCAGACAGAGCAGAGAGCTCCAGAGCATTATTTGCCAACTCATCGAATGGTAACAGTAGAAGAATCACTGAGCCTTCCCCAGAGAGCAACCCGTCAAAGAGAGACTCCGCCCTGGAGGATGAGCAAGtgataaaaattgaagaaagttAAGTTTCGACTTTGATCTACTTCGTCCAATTTCATTGAGGGATGGGGATCTGTATGTTCATGTTGGTTGAAAATTGTTATACATTTTGTTAAACAGGCTTGCTTCAGGAGCTCGGGTTATAATCCAATCTAAAGCACCTTCCCACATCGAAGTTGGCAGCTGTTAAAGAGACttataaatcatcaaaaggtaAGATGCACCGATTCCACGTCGTCTCTGCTTGTGGGTGAAGCATGTGAAACTTTTGGAAAAGcttcatttgaattttgaatgcTACCCGAATTGAGTTGGCGGGCCCTCTTGATGATACTCCATACATCTGGAAAGttgagaaaaaagaggagagaagaaaaggttTCTTGTGTAGTGGGGGGACAAGCTCTGGTGATGTTGAGCGAATTTTTGGGTTCAGCTTTATAGAAAGTGGATCTCTCTCTTTATGGCATTTCCTCAGTTGCGGTGCTTCCACAGTGCTGCATCACCTCCTAGGACTGTTCCTCCCTGCAAATCCAATGAGAACCAACTGTTTTGTCTTGAGACTCTTACACAACAAAAGCAAATACATCGTTTACTGTTCTGTGCATGGATGGAGATGTTTACATATTaaatgcatcattggatgtTTTGTGCATGGATGAACATGCTTTACATGTGGAGAATCATTGAAATTTCTCCATCATTTACAAGCGAAGATGAAACCATGTGGGAAACCGAAAAGGGAACAGAAAAATAGGATCCCATGTGATGCAGTTGACTCTGACCTACCATATGAAAAGGTCCTTTGGAAAGTCGACACGACCACGGTTTCTCGAGTGTAGTGTTAGTGCACCAGGGTCAAACGTCGACTTTTGGGGCGCCATCTCCGAGTTCCCTGTCGCCTCAACAGTGTGGTATTGAATGTTTGATCGAGTGGGAATTCCACTGAGAAGGTGGGGTCCTGCTtgccatttcattttctttacatttGGGACCGAAAACTGGAGTTGGCGTAGGAACTTCAATGAGGAGTAGAGCATGTATATGGGCAGAAAGCGAACACACGATACTCATCTCCGATTCTAATGCCGAGTCTTCTTTGAAGGGACAGAGGTGCATGTCCATATTGTTTGTCGCATACATTATCCTGCGCCACTAGGAGGGATGTGATCACTTCGTATCCCCATTCTTTCGCTCTACATGTTATACCGATTGCATAACTACAATCTTCATGAATTATACCAAGTACAATGTTCGCGCATCTCTGTCCTCGAGGTTGAAAATATCAAAGTCTTggagaaaaatctgaaatttctgGTCAAAACCATTGCAAATCAGTCTCTGTTATCattccccttcttttttccctGAAGAATCGAGAAATTATAGTTAAATCAGGATGTCCCACTGGTACTAAATGTTGGCCAGATTGACCTAAAAAAGAATCTAAAAAGCACGATGCGCGAGAGCTTTTACTAAACTCTGCTTTTCAGAAACTCTCGAATGACGACGGTGCTGCACTAACTGTGAGAGAGACAGAAGCTTGGAGAAGAGACCAGGCCTCAATCGATTCTTTATGCGGGACTTTAAATGATGTTCGGTTTAAGAGACCAGTGTGCGGGGGCCGTTTGTCATAAATTGACACGCTGCATCTAATTGACCCCAAAGGCGCTTTGGACAGCGACAAAATCCCACGTTCGAGGCCATTTTTGTCAGGGACGGTTTACTTTTCCTTTAGTTTGGAATATATTAATGCGTTGAAACCGTGAGTACGCTCCCCTAGATCTCGACTTCATAAACTGCAGGGTCTGTTTTACCTCTTGTTTTTCTGTGATATGGTTCGGATACTCAtgaatcaatatatatacaaacacacacacatatacatgCGCGTGCGgttatttatctattttaatagtagaaaaataaatttcaaattttgagggGCAGTGGAGTAATGTTTGTCCCGAGACTTTTTGGCAGTTCTTTCGTGTTCCCCCTAGAATTTTTTAACATCAGAATGAGTCTCTCTAACAgtgaaaattctgaaaaaagaGAACTCTAAAGCTGATTACAAGAACTTCTCCCGCACAGCCTAACTTTCATTTTCCCTTGATTTTGTTCAACTCACTCTCTTAGGCAGtctgaccaaaaataaataaattcttagGTAGAGATAGCGTTAGCGTACATCGTGCAAAGTTTTCGAATGACTTGTACGCTTAACATATGCCTGGGCAAGAAAAACCGTTGCTTGAATTCAATGGTTAAGAGAGAACAAATTTGCTTAGCCTCGTTTTCGGACAGGTTCTTAACTCTGGCCCGGTTGCCTAATCCGCTTGCATGAGTGAAGAAAGGGCAAATGCGATGGATCAAGAAACAGATCTGATATAAATGATCAGAATTTCTCGTACGGCAAGAACCATAAAACTACAggataatgccaaaaaaatgaattccCTTTTAAGGAAAGCTTTTACAAGATAACATAACCATACTAGGTGTCTCAAAGACCCTTATCTATCGCTCATGCCCCGACTCTAATTAAAGAGGATGCGCTGCTCTGTGTAAAACTATTGACTGTAGTGGTCATCTCACGACCTCGGGTGTGCCGGATGAACATGAGGCTGGAGGACCGCCTTGCATCTGTCGTGTATTATAGGACTCGCAACTTGTGCATTTGTTTGCCACAATG of the Eucalyptus grandis isolate ANBG69807.140 chromosome 10, ASM1654582v1, whole genome shotgun sequence genome contains:
- the LOC104421228 gene encoding protein UPSTREAM OF FLC, which codes for MEARMKKYRQVSPERAKVWTEKSPKYIQNRKVPVVYYLCRNRQLEHPHFIEVPVASPEGLYLRDVIDRLNVLRGRGMASMYSWSSKRSYKNGFVWHDLCEDDLILPSNGNEYVLKGSELFDESNSDRFSPVVNVGVRNLKQLPAPPSSRSQDDSSSSSSLNGKEAKHSQEDEHSSPVHHTDSTDVSPQSTNGKGSGWNGSLSLTEYKVYKNEGLADASTQTEEDVSRGQTRETCTRGVSTDDGSTERECNDSCQTKTSCSKETSEISSDAVSPPPTSSSASSSGGKTETLESLIRADASKMNSFRILEEEEIRMPTNARLKATNMLMQLISCGSISVKDNSFGLIPTYRPRFSHSKFPSPLFSTSLMMGELDCLSENPRLMGIRLEDKEYFSGSLIETKFLREDGDGLSSLKRSSSYNAGRSDKPLDSAGESENGRSKCIPLLIKASIAKQPRSESMRSPLSDKARISSDRAESSRALFANSSNGNSRRITEPSPESNPSKRDSALEDEQVIKIEESLLQELGL